Within the Gracilinema caldarium DSM 7334 genome, the region CGATAAAACCAGCAACGGCGGTGCAAACACCAAGAATCATATAATTAGTAAACTTTATCAGTATCGGATTAATACCATTTAGCCGGGCAACTCCCTCATTAATTCCCACAGCCTCCGTATAGAGTTTCAGATTGGTTGTTTTCAGGATAACTGCAATAATAATGATGAAGAGGACTGTTAAGAGTATTGGTGTCTGTATAGGAATGCCAGGAATAACACCACCGATCCGGCTTATCAATTCATTTGCAAGAACGGGCGACAATTTGCCATCAATCAGAAAAGCTATGGACCTGCCTGCAGTAAACAGAATGAGGGTTGCAACCATAGGTTGAACCTTAAAAATAGCAACCAGAGAGCCGTTAAAGGCACCAATGAGAATTCCCACCAAACAACTAGCAAGGAAACCTGTGAGGATCGTGAACCAGGTAATCGGTCCGGAATTACCGGCATTCAGTACAACCTGAACAAATACCGCAGAGGTAATCGCACCGGAGACCCCAACACTGATATCCTGCCCCCGGGATGCAGCGGTAACCAGGGTCATACCAATTGAGATAATGACAAGTTCTGCGGCACCAAACAGAATATTGGGAATATTACCATACAAGGCACCATTAATCAGGGTAATCGAAAAGTAATCGGCCCCCTTAATGAGATTA harbors:
- a CDS encoding ABC transporter permease — encoded protein: MSMLKTKGHGTHLLLPLSVLLILIVINLIKGADYFSITLINGALYGNIPNILFGAAELVIISIGMTLVTAASRGQDISVGVSGAITSAVFVQVVLNAGNSGPITWFTILTGFLASCLVGILIGAFNGSLVAIFKVQPMVATLILFTAGRSIAFLIDGKLSPVLANELISRIGGVIPGIPIQTPILLTVLFIIIIAVILKTTNLKLYTEAVGINEGVARLNGINPILIKFTNYMILGVCTAVAGFIAVSKAGRHDSVNLLKFIEMDAILAVAIGGNALSGGTFSIAGSIIGAYTIEVLNRTLLRLEIGTETIKAFKAVFIIILMIIASPVVRAYVSKVVRRTRISPEITKEVSDAITK